A genomic segment from Comamonas terrigena NBRC 13299 encodes:
- a CDS encoding ABC transporter ATP-binding protein, translated as MSKTMLELEHVSTHYGAICAVNQVSLKVNQGEIVTLIGSNGAGKTSLLMTVCGGPRASSGTIHFEGEDITSLSTHHIMRRGIAISPEGRRVFSDLTVTENLQMGGFFLNKAEIEDGKEHVFKLFPRLKERASQRSGTMSGGEQQMLAIGRALMSKPRLLLLDEPTLGLAPLIIAQIFEIIQTIRADGVTVFLVEQNANRALQIADRGYVLETGKVVLEDTGENLLKNDQVRKAYLGG; from the coding sequence TGCGCGGTGAACCAGGTCAGCCTGAAGGTGAACCAGGGCGAGATCGTCACCCTGATCGGCAGCAACGGCGCAGGCAAGACCTCGCTGCTGATGACCGTCTGCGGCGGCCCGCGCGCCAGCAGCGGCACCATCCACTTCGAGGGCGAGGACATCACCTCCCTGTCCACCCACCACATCATGCGCCGCGGCATCGCCATCTCGCCCGAGGGGCGCCGCGTGTTCTCCGACCTCACCGTCACCGAGAACCTGCAGATGGGCGGCTTCTTTCTGAACAAGGCCGAGATCGAAGACGGCAAGGAGCATGTCTTCAAGCTCTTCCCTCGCCTGAAGGAACGCGCCAGCCAGCGCTCGGGCACCATGTCCGGCGGCGAACAGCAGATGCTGGCCATCGGCCGCGCGCTGATGAGCAAGCCCCGCCTGCTGCTGCTCGACGAACCCACGCTGGGCCTGGCACCGCTGATCATTGCGCAGATCTTCGAGATCATCCAGACCATCCGCGCCGACGGTGTGACCGTGTTCCTGGTGGAGCAGAACGCCAACCGCGCGCTGCAGATTGCCGACCGCGGCTATGTGCTGGAAACCGGCAAGGTGGTGCTGGAAGACACGGGCGAGAACCTGCTGAAGAACGACCAGGTGCGCAAGGCCTACCTGGGCGGCTGA
- a CDS encoding SDR family NAD(P)-dependent oxidoreductase: protein MQNRPLTILTGASRGMGLAMAEQLLQQGHQLITIARQRNAALDDLAARLGVPLQQWQHDLAAPAQAAAALRDWLQAQDATQFASATLINNAGVIPPIAPLSHSDWSAVSNGLRVGLEAPMLLTSAFLQATEHWTQPRKVLNISSGLGRRAIASQATYCAAKAGMDIFSASVALDEAAKPHGARICSLAPGVIDTDMQVQLRTSAATDFPDVERFAQLHASGSLTSPQDAAARNLAWLERADFGQQVVADVRQP from the coding sequence ATGCAAAACCGCCCCCTCACCATCCTCACCGGCGCTTCGCGCGGCATGGGCCTGGCCATGGCCGAACAGCTGCTGCAGCAAGGCCACCAGCTGATCACCATCGCCCGCCAGCGCAACGCTGCCCTGGACGATCTGGCCGCCCGCCTGGGCGTGCCGCTGCAGCAGTGGCAGCACGACCTGGCCGCCCCTGCGCAGGCTGCCGCCGCCCTGCGCGACTGGCTGCAGGCACAGGACGCCACGCAGTTCGCCAGCGCCACCCTGATCAACAACGCCGGCGTGATCCCGCCGATTGCCCCGCTGTCGCACAGCGACTGGTCGGCCGTCAGCAACGGCCTGCGCGTGGGCCTGGAAGCGCCCATGCTGCTGACCAGTGCCTTTCTGCAGGCCACCGAGCACTGGACGCAGCCGCGCAAGGTGCTGAACATCTCGTCCGGCCTGGGCCGCCGCGCCATTGCCTCGCAAGCCACCTACTGCGCCGCCAAGGCCGGCATGGACATCTTCTCGGCCTCGGTGGCACTGGACGAAGCCGCCAAGCCCCACGGCGCACGCATCTGCTCGCTGGCACCCGGTGTGATCGACACCGACATGCAGGTGCAGCTGCGCACCAGCGCCGCCACCGACTTCCCGGATGTGGAACGCTTTGCCCAGCTGCACGCCAGCGGCAGCCTGACCTCGCCCCAGGATGCGGCCGCCCGCAACCTGGCCTGGCTGGAGCGGGCCGACTTCGGCCAGCAGGTCGTGGCCGACGTGCGCCAGCCCTGA
- a CDS encoding Bug family tripartite tricarboxylate transporter substrate binding protein, producing the protein MFRQLITCTSMALALGATATHAFAQGGTQDYPNKPIRLVIPFPPGGGTDILSRVIANKLTEATGWTVVPENKAGAGGTIGITEAVKSQPTGYDMVMGQKDNLILGPYLYKNLPWNPTKDLTPVAHIAYTPVIIATSANSPYKTIGDVIKAAKATPGKITYGSPGNGTSIHIAGHIFEKAAGIQLTHVPYKGSNPALMDAIAGNVDLLVSSIPSAIGQIKAGKLRPLAVTSAKRSSSLPDVPTMQDAGMKNFDVSTWYGLFMPANTPAAITQKMNAEVNKLLALPEVREAILAQGAEPQALSIKDFDAMYKADFSHSKAVVEASGAKIQ; encoded by the coding sequence ATGTTTCGCCAACTGATCACCTGCACCTCCATGGCCTTGGCCCTGGGCGCCACTGCCACCCACGCATTCGCACAAGGCGGCACCCAGGACTACCCCAACAAGCCCATCCGCCTGGTGATCCCCTTCCCGCCGGGTGGTGGTACCGACATCCTCTCGCGCGTCATCGCCAACAAGCTGACCGAAGCCACCGGCTGGACCGTGGTGCCCGAGAACAAGGCCGGCGCCGGCGGCACCATCGGCATCACCGAAGCCGTGAAGTCCCAGCCCACCGGCTATGACATGGTCATGGGCCAGAAGGACAACCTGATCCTGGGCCCCTATCTGTACAAGAACCTGCCCTGGAACCCCACCAAGGACCTGACGCCCGTCGCGCACATCGCCTACACCCCGGTGATCATCGCCACCAGCGCCAACTCGCCCTACAAGACCATCGGCGACGTCATCAAGGCTGCCAAGGCCACGCCCGGCAAGATCACCTACGGCTCGCCCGGCAACGGCACCAGCATCCACATCGCCGGCCACATCTTCGAGAAGGCCGCCGGCATCCAGCTGACCCACGTGCCCTACAAGGGCTCCAACCCCGCGCTGATGGACGCCATCGCTGGCAACGTGGACCTGCTGGTCTCATCCATCCCCTCGGCCATCGGTCAGATCAAGGCCGGCAAGCTGCGCCCGCTGGCCGTGACCTCGGCCAAGCGCTCGTCCTCGCTGCCCGACGTGCCCACCATGCAGGATGCCGGCATGAAGAACTTTGACGTCAGCACCTGGTACGGCCTGTTCATGCCCGCCAACACCCCGGCCGCCATCACCCAGAAGATGAACGCCGAAGTGAACAAGCTGCTGGCCCTGCCCGAAGTGCGCGAAGCCATCCTGGCCCAGGGCGCCGAGCCCCAGGCCCTGTCCATCAAGGACTTCGACGCCATGTACAAGGCCGACTTCAGCCACTCCAAGGCCGTGGTCGAAGCCTCGGGCGCCAAGATCCAGTAA
- a CDS encoding universal stress protein, with protein sequence MFKHILVPVDGSETSLHAVAKAAGLAKAFGSEVTAVYVLDPYPFTGVGADFAYGQAQYLSAATAEANTALEAVKKQMDEAGVDVKTMVGEGHAVHEGIVRVADSVGADLIVMGSHGRRGLEKLVLGSVAQRVLSAARIPVLVVRQ encoded by the coding sequence ATGTTCAAGCACATTCTCGTTCCCGTTGATGGTTCTGAAACCTCGCTGCATGCCGTGGCCAAGGCCGCCGGTCTGGCCAAGGCCTTTGGCAGCGAAGTGACGGCCGTCTACGTGCTGGACCCCTATCCCTTCACCGGCGTGGGCGCCGATTTCGCCTACGGCCAGGCCCAGTACCTGAGCGCTGCCACCGCCGAAGCCAACACCGCCCTGGAAGCCGTGAAGAAGCAGATGGACGAAGCCGGCGTGGACGTGAAGACCATGGTGGGCGAGGGCCACGCGGTGCACGAAGGCATTGTGCGTGTGGCCGACTCCGTGGGCGCCGACCTGATCGTCATGGGTTCGCACGGCCGCCGTGGTCTGGAAAAGCTGGTGCTGGGCAGCGTGGCCCAGCGCGTGCTGAGCGCAGCCCGCATCCCCGTGCTGGTGGTGCGCCAGTAA
- a CDS encoding 2OG-Fe dioxygenase family protein, with the protein MSQLSFAPPYHSPAHVEAQIRDHGFAVLQPSDVALWLGTTLGELHQMDPDWSDLPPDAFLRDGGRYRFRRHSCFVVEQGVLRQVPHRAHWQPVEYNALHGGMQRMFAPMSDATVALPVWHQLVEQLAALSSALFDPAPVPGPCYVEAHQFRIDTAQGIGRPTPEGAHRDGVDLVAVFLVNRAHIKGGETRVFEANGPAGQRFTLTEPWSLMLMDDARMIHESTPIQPLQDGGVRDTLVVTCRRGEFQGDKELQSVQD; encoded by the coding sequence ATGTCCCAATTGAGCTTTGCCCCCCCTTACCACTCGCCTGCCCATGTGGAGGCGCAGATCCGTGACCACGGTTTTGCCGTGCTCCAGCCTTCCGATGTGGCGCTGTGGCTGGGGACCACGCTGGGCGAGCTGCACCAGATGGACCCCGACTGGTCCGACCTGCCGCCCGATGCCTTTTTGCGCGATGGCGGCCGCTACCGCTTCCGCCGTCATTCCTGCTTTGTGGTGGAGCAGGGCGTGCTGCGCCAGGTACCCCACCGTGCCCACTGGCAGCCGGTGGAATACAACGCGCTGCATGGCGGCATGCAGCGCATGTTTGCCCCCATGTCCGATGCCACGGTAGCGCTGCCAGTGTGGCACCAGCTGGTGGAGCAGCTGGCCGCGCTGTCCAGTGCGCTGTTCGATCCTGCCCCTGTGCCCGGCCCCTGCTATGTGGAGGCGCACCAGTTCCGCATCGACACGGCCCAGGGCATTGGCCGCCCCACGCCCGAAGGCGCGCACCGCGACGGTGTGGACCTGGTGGCAGTGTTCCTGGTGAACCGCGCCCACATCAAGGGCGGCGAGACCCGCGTGTTCGAGGCCAATGGCCCCGCCGGCCAGCGCTTCACGCTGACCGAGCCCTGGTCGCTGATGCTGATGGACGACGCGCGCATGATCCACGAGTCCACGCCCATCCAGCCCTTGCAGGACGGCGGGGTGCGCGACACCCTGGTGGTGACCTGCCGCCGTGGTGAATTTCAGGGTGACAAGGAATTGCAATCCGTTCAAGATTGA